In the Lebetimonas natsushimae genome, one interval contains:
- a CDS encoding YggT family protein, with protein sequence MNAILISILQFINLIISIYIWVVIIAALITWVQPNPYNPIVQFLWNVTEPVYRWIRRYIPTRFGGFDIAPIILILALEFLQILINNIIISL encoded by the coding sequence TTGAATGCAATTTTGATATCTATTTTACAATTCATTAATCTAATAATCAGTATTTATATTTGGGTTGTTATTATAGCTGCACTTATTACATGGGTTCAGCCAAATCCGTATAATCCCATAGTTCAGTTTTTATGGAATGTGACAGAACCTGTATACAGATGGATAAGACGCTATATACCAACCCGCTTCGGAGGGTTTGATATTGCCCCTATTATTTTAATATTAGCTTTGGAATTTTTGCAAATTCTCATAAATAATATAATTATAAGCTTATGA
- a CDS encoding DUF3293 domain-containing protein: MRFNVIGIGDYKGKCIYDEAEDALMVDDEIVLDFKRKYKDYLKYTKFLINSIEGRKWISFQFIPDDYDLLKRKFAIITAHNPKDLILNDFLNFLKNTELEVIIKSFGYEYYSSIGELFHHSEYSFIVYDIEKKDAINIAKEFDQHSIFYNSGEYISITECENKQDLLKYNYLIHFKGE; encoded by the coding sequence ATGCGTTTTAATGTAATAGGGATAGGAGATTATAAAGGGAAATGTATTTATGATGAAGCCGAGGACGCATTAATGGTAGATGATGAAATTGTACTTGATTTTAAAAGAAAATATAAAGATTACCTTAAATACACTAAGTTTTTAATTAATTCAATAGAAGGCAGGAAATGGATATCTTTTCAGTTTATCCCGGATGATTATGATTTATTAAAAAGAAAATTTGCAATCATTACAGCACATAATCCGAAGGATTTGATTTTAAATGATTTTTTAAATTTTTTGAAAAACACAGAATTGGAAGTTATTATAAAAAGTTTCGGATATGAATATTATTCCAGTATAGGAGAATTATTTCATCATAGTGAATATTCTTTTATTGTTTATGATATAGAGAAAAAAGATGCGATTAATATTGCAAAAGAATTTGACCAGCATTCAATTTTTTACAATTCAGGAGAATATATTTCAATTACAGAATGTGAAAATAAACAGGATCTATTAAAATATAATTACTTAATTCATTTTAAAGGGGAATAA
- a CDS encoding lytic transglycosylase domain-containing protein → MIFLIVPLFLFSLNLSTILTHPKSYVRDFYLTEFMKETNSTVLAYKAYNSLYKPKPFLHLKILAKKNSMFENIYKCINVKKEYLNEVDISCIQDGGLSLKTISKLDKKRLINLYTKLPNGKIKEAIKCFIDNDFSTVFKNRDLGYYFILQFPDKRIDQKIKDFSIFEDRYFYLFVKQAVLNNLRKISKSLLNIDYKKFDDKTKWWLFLNAIKQNRVKLAVNILENMKKTSKTDFWLWLLTKEKKYLNALLKRNRIDFYTLWVYEMVNKKFFIKNKIIYNSAKIIEYNESNPWDVLRFFDDLKKQKDLFKFAKKLDNKNEVALKALVLDKAFHYKVNIFITPDIYNDKNTSFKSFVYSIARQESRFIPAVVSRSYALGTMQIMPFLIRSMEGNVFNQFDYNENIRLGVKHLKWLFSKLNNPLMVAYAYNGGIGFVKRKVMPNFTYEGEYEPFLSMELVPYDESREYGKKVITNYIIYSHIFGDKNISLHKLFKR, encoded by the coding sequence ATGATTTTTTTAATTGTTCCCCTTTTTCTTTTTTCCTTAAATCTTTCAACTATTTTAACCCATCCCAAAAGTTATGTAAGAGATTTTTATCTGACAGAATTTATGAAAGAAACAAATTCCACTGTTTTAGCCTATAAAGCATATAATTCTTTGTATAAACCAAAACCTTTTTTGCATTTAAAAATATTAGCCAAAAAAAATTCAATGTTTGAAAACATTTATAAATGCATAAATGTAAAAAAAGAATATTTAAACGAGGTTGATATTTCCTGTATTCAAGACGGTGGTCTGTCGCTTAAAACTATTTCAAAACTTGATAAAAAGAGATTAATAAATTTATATACAAAATTACCTAACGGAAAAATAAAAGAAGCGATAAAATGTTTTATTGACAATGATTTTTCAACTGTTTTTAAAAACAGGGATTTGGGATATTATTTTATTTTGCAATTTCCCGATAAAAGAATTGATCAAAAAATTAAAGATTTTTCTATTTTTGAAGACAGATATTTTTACCTGTTTGTAAAACAGGCTGTATTAAACAATTTACGAAAAATTTCAAAGTCTCTTTTAAATATCGATTATAAAAAATTTGATGACAAAACCAAATGGTGGCTGTTTTTAAATGCTATAAAACAAAACCGAGTAAAACTTGCAGTTAATATTTTAGAAAATATGAAAAAAACTTCTAAAACAGATTTTTGGCTTTGGCTTTTAACAAAAGAGAAAAAATATTTAAATGCCTTGCTTAAAAGGAATAGAATTGATTTTTACACTCTTTGGGTATATGAGATGGTAAATAAAAAATTTTTTATAAAAAATAAAATAATTTATAATTCAGCAAAAATAATTGAATATAATGAATCCAATCCATGGGATGTATTAAGGTTTTTTGATGATTTGAAAAAACAAAAGGATTTGTTTAAATTTGCAAAAAAACTCGACAATAAAAATGAAGTTGCCCTGAAAGCACTTGTTTTGGATAAAGCTTTTCATTATAAAGTCAACATTTTTATAACCCCTGATATTTATAATGATAAAAATACCAGTTTTAAATCTTTTGTTTATTCAATCGCAAGGCAGGAGAGCAGATTTATTCCGGCAGTTGTCAGCAGAAGCTATGCACTGGGGACTATGCAAATAATGCCGTTTTTAATCAGGTCAATGGAAGGGAATGTTTTTAACCAGTTTGATTATAATGAAAATATAAGACTTGGGGTTAAACATTTAAAATGGCTTTTTTCAAAATTAAACAATCCATTAATGGTCGCTTATGCTTATAACGGGGGAATAGGCTTTGTAAAAAGAAAAGTAATGCCAAATTTTACATATGAGGGAGAGTATGAACCGTTTTTAAGTATGGAGCTTGTGCCTTATGATGAGTCAAGGGAATACGGAAAAAAAGTTATTACCAATTATATAATTTATTCCCATATTTTTGGAGATAAAAACATATCTTTACATAAACTTTTTAAAAGATAA
- the gltX gene encoding glutamate--tRNA ligase, whose product MLRFAPSPTGDMHIGNLRVAIFNYIVAKQKGEKYLIRIEDTDKQRNIEGKDKEILEILNLFGIEYDEVVYQSNNFHLHREMANKLLKEKKAFACFCSEEDIKFEREKAKIEKRPYRYSGKCEYLDEKTLRKYIAENKEYVVRIKKPENNIKFNDLIKGEMEFSPFEVDSFIILRADKTPTYNFACAIDDMIYDISLVIRGEDHLSNTPKQIHIRKLLGYDKEIEYAHLPIILNEEGKKMSKRDNASSVKWLLNEGFLPEAIANYLILLGNSFEKEIFTLEEAIDFFDLTKISKAPAKFDIEKLKFINKEHLKKINNLSKILGVNEIYEDLLKILRDESSTLKEIKEKFDKIFQRSGDEEFKNERDILKEEILNSELEENYDDFKKRLMKNTSLKGKKLFMPLRELLINEKHGPEIKDLYDTMKPYLKEIIKRR is encoded by the coding sequence ATGTTAAGATTTGCGCCAAGTCCGACAGGAGATATGCATATAGGAAATTTAAGAGTTGCAATATTTAATTATATAGTTGCAAAACAAAAAGGCGAAAAATATTTAATCAGAATAGAAGATACCGATAAGCAGAGGAATATTGAAGGCAAAGATAAAGAAATACTTGAAATTTTGAATCTTTTTGGAATCGAATATGATGAGGTGGTTTATCAGTCAAATAATTTTCATTTGCATAGGGAAATGGCAAATAAGCTTTTAAAAGAAAAAAAAGCTTTTGCATGTTTTTGCAGTGAAGAAGATATAAAATTTGAAAGAGAAAAAGCGAAAATAGAAAAAAGACCATATAGATATTCCGGAAAATGTGAATATTTGGATGAAAAAACCTTAAGAAAATATATTGCTGAAAATAAAGAATATGTAGTTAGAATAAAAAAACCGGAAAATAATATAAAATTTAATGATTTAATAAAAGGTGAAATGGAATTTTCTCCGTTTGAAGTTGACAGTTTTATAATTTTAAGAGCTGATAAAACTCCGACATATAATTTTGCTTGTGCAATTGATGATATGATTTATGATATTTCTTTGGTTATAAGAGGTGAAGACCATTTAAGTAATACCCCAAAACAAATTCATATCAGAAAATTACTTGGTTATGATAAAGAAATAGAGTATGCCCATTTGCCTATTATTTTAAATGAAGAGGGTAAAAAAATGAGTAAAAGGGATAATGCAAGCAGTGTCAAATGGTTGCTTAATGAGGGTTTTTTACCTGAGGCAATTGCAAATTACTTAATACTTCTTGGAAACAGTTTTGAAAAAGAAATTTTTACTTTAGAAGAAGCAATTGATTTTTTTGATTTGACTAAAATTTCAAAGGCCCCTGCCAAATTTGATATAGAAAAGCTTAAATTTATAAACAAAGAGCATTTGAAAAAAATAAATAATTTATCAAAAATTTTAGGAGTAAATGAGATTTATGAAGATTTGCTTAAAATTTTAAGAGATGAAAGTTCCACTTTAAAAGAGATAAAAGAAAAATTTGATAAAATCTTTCAAAGAAGCGGAGATGAAGAATTTAAAAATGAAAGAGATATTTTAAAAGAAGAAATTTTAAATTCTGAATTGGAAGAAAATTATGATGATTTTAAAAAACGCCTTATGAAAAACACTTCTCTAAAAGGTAAAAAATTGTTTATGCCACTTAGGGAATTATTAATAAATGAAAAGCATGGCCCTGAAATTAAAGATTTATATGACACAATGAAGCCGTATCTTAAAGAGATAATAAAAAGGAGATAA